ttaatggccagccagcatgaaacgtgcactgaaaggctcagcgctgccgggatgggACGGAAGGAGGGGGAgcacgcaatgaaagctccctgaaggcagagagctgcctcagggagctgaagaatttaaaaccaagaaATAAGGATGTTAAAATGCAGGAAAAAATGACCACACACCGGACTCACTCGCCTAAACATATAGAtaataaaaatcctgcccaaagattttcctttttaaattgatATCGGAAACTTcgccccgcccttggatgaggtttcctcaaaaatccaaaagctgcctggccaattcgacTGCCCTAACATTGGACGGGCTGTGAAAAATCACCgctaattgaaactttaatggccttaataggcctcttaattgtcgatgTGTGCGCTGCTGTAACCCTCCCACCTGCcggccaaccgaaatatcacatgAATGCACGATGACGTCATCACGTGATATTGTACACCCAATCAGGTTGGGCGGCTCGCTCACTTGCTGGATGAAAAGTTCTgccccatggtgttgggggtattatattagcatggatagaggattgactaacgaatggaagacagagagcggggataagatgggcattttcgggatgacaacctgtaaccagtggagtgccacagggatcagtgctggggcctcaaataatttacaatatatattaaagacttagatgagggaagtgaatgtactatcacaaAGTtttcggatgacacaaaaataggtgagaagacAAGCAGTGAGGATGACAGAGCCTACAGGAGGatagagtctacagagggatatagacaggttaagtgagtgggcaaaaacttagcagatggaatataatgtgggaaaatgtgaggttatgcacttgggcaggaagaatagaggagctgaatactatttaaatggagaaagactgaaggaagctgcagcacagagggatttgggggtcctcgtgcatgaattacaaaaagctagcatacaagttcagcaggtaatagggaaggcaaatggaatgttggcctttatttcatagGGAATGGAATGTAAAAATGAGGAAGTCTTaccaaaactatacaaggcactagttagaccacagttagaatactgtgaacagctttggtccccttatctaaggaaagatatactggcatcagAGGCAGGTCAGAGAGGGTTCGCTAGGTTTcttcctggggatggagggattttcttatgagaagaggttgagtaggctggtcttgtactctttggagtttggaagaatgagaggtgaccttatgaaaacatataagattcttaaggagtttgacagggtggatgctgaaagaatgtttcctcttgtgggagagtctaggaccagagggcataatctcagagtaaggggtcgcccatttgaaacatagatgaggaggaatttcttctctgagggtagtcaatctgtggaattctttaccgcagagggctgtagaggctgggtcgttaagtatacttaagactgagatagacagaatttaatcagtaagggaatcaaggattatggggaaaaggcaggaaagtggagttgaggattatcagatcagccatgatttcattgaatggcggagcagacataatgggccgaatggcctacttcagctcctatGTCTTAGGGTCTTATGGgatctgtactaccaagtgactatttgTAGTCACTTTACTAATTCAAGAACGGATGTGCAAAATAAGCCCACTGGATAACATTAATCCATTTTCTATGTTATGAAGCATTTGTGAAGCTGCTCTACCTACAAGGTTCTAAGTAAATAACTGTAAGTTAGCTTATTCTAATCTACAGTTTTATTCTTAAAAAGacttcatttatatagcgcctttcaggaCCCCGGGACGActcaaagccctttacagccagtgaagtatttttgaagtatggtcactgttgtaatgtaggaaatggagtAGTCAGTTAGTGCAAAGAAAGTTTCCAcatacagcaatgtaataataagtagataatctgtttttttggtattgattgagggataaatattggcccaggacactgggggaAAACGCCCCTGTTCTGTGATATAAGGGCCACGAGGTCTTTTACagtcacctgagggggcagatgggggcctcagtttagtgtttcacccaaaagatggcacctccgtaAATGTAGCACTAATTCAGtactaagaccataagacgtaggagcagaagtaggccattcggcccattgagtctgctccgtctttcaatgagatcatggctgacctgataatcctcaactccactttcctgccttttccccataacccttgattcccttaaaaatctgtctatctcagccttgaatatacttaatgacccagcttctacagccctctgcgataaagaattccacagattaactaccctctgagagaagaaattcctcctcatctctgttttaagtgggcgcccccttactctgagattatgccctctggtcctagactctcccacaaggggaaacaccctctcagcatctaccctgtcaagccccctaagaatcttatgtttcaataaggtctcctctcattcttctaaactccaatgagtacaggcccaacctactcaacctctcctcaagaGAAAATTCCTCCgtacccggcatcaacctagtgaaccttctctagactgcttccaatgccagtatatctttccatagataaggggaccaaaattgttctcagcattctaggtgtggtctaactaatgccttgtatagttttagcaagacttccctatttttatactccattccctttgaaataaaggccctAGAGTGCAGCCTAAATTGTTTTGCTCAAGTCTCCGGAGTGGACCTTGAACCCAGAAACTACTCACATAGACGCAAAGGCTCAAACCATTGAGAGGCAGCTGGCATCTTTTTGTCCTTCTGTGTTGGTTTCAGTCAATAACTGAATTACTAATTTGATTGTGTTCCAGATCCTTATTAATTGAAAGGCTTTGGAAGTAATGGAGGCCCTACAGTGCGATGGATGCGACTACCGAGCAGAAACCTACGATGATCTTAAGGCTCACATTCAGGATGTTCACACTGTGTTTTTGCCCCATGTGGAAGCTGCTGAGGAGGACGGCAGCCAACCTCGATCTGTTACACCAACTCAAGATCCCGAAGCTGATGTGAACCTTCCTGCTGTGAAGACTGAGCTTGGTTCTCCAGTGGAAACAGCAGGTGAGTGATTttcttattaaatttaaaaaccaCAAACTCACACGAAACGGACAGTCATTCTGCTCACTGTAATATCGTCGGTGTATTGTTTCAGGCCACAGTCATGATGACACACTCAATAGGTGCCTTACATTGTTTGCATTTAGTGTACTTTAGACCTGCAGGGTTGGCAGGTAAATTATTGGTGTTTGCCAGTTCGGATTGAGATTTTGCTCTGTTCCTGTTTTAAATGTGGTTAGCGGTCTTTTTGAAGAACAAATTGGAAATCGAGCATGGCTTGCCTGGGATCAACATACCATTGTGAAAGATTGTTCAcctaatttaattttaattataCTATTAATAATCCTACTACCTTTTATTTGTGAACTGCAtaagctgtttttaaaaaaacaaatattgTATCTATACATCTTCAGTGTCAAGCCATGTGTTAGGTTTATCTGATGACCTAGATCCCATAACAAATTATTTTTTGTGATTTTGCTTaaaagaatggttacagcacagaagtaggcccttcagcccatcatctcTGTGACGGccctctgcaagaacaactcgtCTAGTTCCATTGCCCCactttttccccataatcctgcaaactttttttttccaggtaattgtccaatttccttttgaaagccacgttTGAATCTGCTTacaccacactcttaggcagagcattccagatcctaacaactcgggTGAAAAAAAACAACTATTTCCTCAACTCAccattgctttttttttgctattcaccttaaatctgtattcTCTGGTTGTCGACccttcagccaatgggaacagtttctccctgtttactctgtccaaaccctaGAAtgtttttgaatacctctgtcaaatctccttaaTTTCTTTTCCAATGTGATTTAAAGTTTATCATTATTTTGAGGAACTTGCTGTTAGATTTGTCTTTTTAAATGTATATTCTGGTGTTGGGTAAAAGTATATTCGAAGATGGGCTAAAATATTATGATGCAATACGTGTAATTGCGTATGTTATCACCAACACTGCatttaatgaaatgtaatcaaaaCAAGTAATAGTGTTATTACTGAAGCTACCCATGGCCTAGACTATATCTAACTACTTTCCAAAATGTCTGTAGAAGGAAATAttaaactctgtctctctttttgacATGGCAGTTGGCTCAGGAATTGTCATCTACCAGAATGGCTTGTGTTTTAACAGAGCAGATGCAATACTGTCCCTCGTCTTGCATTCTGAAATAGTTTGCTGTTTGATAAGTGAACTACCAGTGTATCACATGCAGTGGTGGAGTTTTGTCTGCTATTGTAATATATTTTTGAAGTTAATTAAGGTAAAGAGGTGAGAATGCTGTCACTGCACCACAGCTGATGGACAAAAGATCACCCTATTTGGCTACTGAGGAATGTGGGAAGAACGTGCAGGATTCAGTGACAGTTCATATTGGGACCAGCTCCATTCTATTGGGACAAAAGAATATGGCCTTGGAATTATTTGCCTGCAGTTTGTGCTCTACGATGGCTAACTGCAGAACCAAAGGTCTAAAGGGCCTAATGCCCTGGTGTGGACAACAAGCTAAAACACTGGGTGAAAAGTACAATTGCATTGCTTTTCCAGCACAAATTGACACAAGCCCTGATCCTGGgttgtgtgtgtcactggctaggccagcatttattgcccattcctaattgcccttgagaaggtgatggtgaatcaccaccttgaaccgctgcagtccctgtggtgtaggtacacccacggtgcttttTTTCTGTAGTGACTTGATACAGCCGAGTGACTTGCTAGGTtacttcagggggcagttaagtcAGCCGCGTTGCTGTGGGTCTCCAGTCACATAAAGGCCTGACTGGGTAAGAGCAACAGATTTCCTCCCTGTCATTTTTACTGCAAGCTTCCTCTCGCCCCACCTAGCGATATATCAACCAAGCTTTTGCAAAGAATATAAAACTAAAACAGGAAACTTTTTTTCATTgaggaagttttttttattcacacCTGAACTATGATGAGATTTGGTTGTAGTAAAATTGCTGGTGTAGCTTGAGAGCTGAAgtgtgttgtgatctggaaggcgttgcctgaaagggtggtggaagcagattcattaaccttcaaaagggaattggataaatacttggaaaataaatggcagggctatggggagtgggactaattggatagttctttccaAGAGTCGGCATTGGAACAGTGGGATGAATGACTTCCAATTGTTCTGTACAATTGCTTTATTTGAAATGATAGAGCAAATAAATTCCTTATTCAGCCAAATTCAGTGATGACAGCATCAGGCATTCTGTGGGATTTGTGACTTAACCCTGAAGAATAAAGCAATGAAAATTAAAGTAGCATTTATTGTTGATTTCTAGTTTACCATgtaacagagtgtgagagaaatttTAATTATacctccttttctttttaaagCACAAAACTCTTTTCATCCTGGCTCTTCCAATTTTGCCAGTAACAGCCCATTAGTGCTGTACAGCCATCATGTTGATCAGCAGTCAAGACCTGCCAATAAGTTTTTTCAGTGCAAGTACTGTGTCCGCTACTTTCGATCCAGGAATCTTCTCAGTGAACACACTAGGAAGATCCATGGCCAGGTTGAAGGACCGTCATTTGGCGGAGAGACCTCGGACATGGCCCCACCTCCTGCACCTTCTAGTTACCACGTCCTCTTGCACGAAGGTTTCGGGAAAGTCTTCGCTTGCCGCTATTGCACGTACAAGAGTCCCCGACGGGCACGGATCGTCAAGCACCAGAAGCTGTGCCACAGATCTGCCGCAAAGGTGCAGGAGGCGGTGGGCGATGTGCCCATGGATGCGGTGGAACGCAGCATCCTGGAGGCACAGGTGAAACCCTTAACCAAGTCGAGGGGCAGCTTTTGCTGTGAATGGTGTGGGTACCACACCTCCAGGAGAGAGCGCTGGTGCGACCACTTGATGAAAAAACATCGGAATCTTTTAGCCCAGGGTTTGGTGAAGATCATTTCGTCCTTGAGGCAGCAACAGTCTGGTTCAAACGGTAGTCCCACAAAGCCCCAACAAAAGGATGTCCAACAGTCATCTCCTAATTCTAATTACCTGCCGATGAAGGTGGCAGAGAGGGAAATGCAATTACCTCAGTATCCTGCACTGAAAGGCTCTTCGGGAGGCTCTGCATTGAAACAGGCTCCCGCTGCTGTCCCCAGGTTTGCCCCCATCAAAATAAAGTTCCCCTTTCCCAAAATGAAGCCCAAAGCTATTCCCGATTCTGGTGAAGCTGGAGTGACTGGGCGATCCTCCTTTGCAATGACTGACTTGAACGTGGCCAATTCTGGTTTGGAAACCAGCAGCTTGTTAAGTGATGATCGGAGTAGCTCTGAGGAGGATGAGCAACAAGACGTCGATGAGATGGACTCTTTGGCATCCCAGAGCTCAGAAGGGTCTGGGAAAAAGCTGTTGACAGTTGGGAATACGAAGCTGCTGGAAACCAAGGGGATTCCCTTCCGGAAGTACATGAACAGGTTCCAGTGCCCTTTCTGCTCATTTCTCACAATGCACCGTCGCAGCATCTCCCGCCACATTGAGAACATCCATTTGTCAGGAAGGACCATCGTTCACAAATGTAACCTTTGCCCCTTCACCTGCACCACTGCCCAGAAACTGGTGGCCCACAAGCAATCCCATTCCTCGGAATGGGACACCGTGGGCTTGCAGAATAGCAGCACTGCTCTATTGAATGACAGCTTGGTGACTCTGGATGCAAATCAGAGCCAAGTGGTGAACGGAGAAAAACCTGCCATTGTAGGGGATTCTAAACAGCAATATCCTTACAAATGTACCATGTGCAGCTATTCTACAGTCACCCTAAAGGGGCTGCGTGTACACCAGCAACATAAGCATTCGTTCTGCGACAATGCCTTGCTGGCCACTAGTGAAGAGACAACTGATACGTTACAGGACACTACATCATCGCAGTTTGATGCTCTCCCATCACCAGGTATTGTGAAAACTCAGACCTCAATACTTGGGTCGACATCAAAGAATTCctttttatttaagaaaggtaAAAGGTTGGTGACGGACAGCCCGCTGGACTTGTCTCCGGCGAAGAAACGCACCAGGATTGACGAGATAGCAAACAATCTGCAGAGTAAAATCAGTCAGGCCAACCAGCAGGCTAACGAGGTGGAGTCGGTGATTGCAGTCGAGGatgctgaggaggaggaggaggaagaggaagaggaggaggaggaggaggaagaggaggatgtgGAAGTGGAATTGGATGTAGACGGTGATCTagatgaggaggaagggaaggccgATCGTCTGGAGATGCAGAACTACACTTACAGCGGCCACCAGATGTGGGTTGAGGGAACGGATGAAATGCGCGAAGAGACTGGATATGGGACTTTGGAGCAGGATTATTCTGTCAGCAACAGTGCGGAGATTGAATTAACGCTTTCTGACGATGAGGATTTTTATGGCAGTTCCAATTCGACTGGGCAGTGCGATGGCACATCACGCAAGCAGGCTGGGAGTGCGGTTTACAAGAAAGCTAGCTCGGAAAATAGGGACAACTTTCAGGAAAACTCGGAGGCAGCTGAAGACTCTGGCAAGATTTATTATTGCAAACACTGCAACTTCAGCAACAAAGTGGCGCGCAGTGTGAGTACCCATTATCAGCGAATGCATCCTTACATTAAATACAGCTTCAGGTACATTGAAGATCCAACGGATCACAGTGCGGTGTACCGCTGCCTCGAATGCTTTGTGGAATATGCGGAATTTGAAGATTTGCGGCAACATTATGCTCAATTCCACCCTGAAGCTCAGAACATCCTAAACTTTCATCAAGCCAACTTGACCTACAGGTGTCGTTTCTGCTCCTATACAAGTCCGAATGTGCGGAGCCTCATGCCTCACTACCAAAGAATGCATCCAACCGTAAAGATCAACAATTCCATGATATTCTCCAGTTATGTTGTCCAGCAAACCAATGAGATCAGTGCAGAGTCCCAGACTCTGAGAGAAATTCTCAACTCTGGTGTAAAGAATATTGGGACTTCTACTCCGCTGTCTCAGCGTGCTGCTTCTTCAAGCCCCTCCAACATGAACTCTCCCAAGAGCATGAGCCCTAAGCAGGGAGAAGCATCGATGATCAGTGCTGTGGTGTACAGTTGCGATGTCTGTTCGTTTTCCAGTCCAAATATGCATTCAGTCCTGGTCCATTATCAGAGAAAGCACCCAGAGGAAAAGGCATCCTATTTTCGAATTCAGAAGACAATGCGTGTGGTTTCTGTCCAGAATCCTGCAATCAGTGCTCCGAATGTTGTTGAGATGGCTTCTGCATCATCAGCTAACGACCCTCCAGTCACTCCTCAGCCAGTTGAATTTGAGCAGTTGTATTACTGCAAACATTGTGTTTATAGCAATCGCTCAGTTGTTGGTGTACTTGTCCATTATCAGAAAAGGCACCCAGAGGTTAAGGTAACAGCAAAATACATCAAACATGCACCTCCGACTCCAGCCCTGAAGAAGACTATGGAAGAGCTGCAGATTACACCAGCAAGACCGCTAATGACAAAGCACCTGAGCCAGGGTAACAAGAACACATTTGATTCTACTGACCTAGGTCCTCAGCAAAGATTGGCcgagaagggagagggagaactAATGTTCTTTTGCCAGCATTGCAACTATGGGAACCGAACGGTTAAGGGGGTGGTCATTCACTACCGGAAGAAGCATCGTGACATCAAAGCGACGGCTGAGCTGGTCCGTCAGCACACTGCAGCAGTGAGAAGCCAGCGAGAGAGGGCGACGAACAACCAGGCCAGTGTCAGTGCGCCAATGGCCACTGTGCAGCAGGAGGTGGATGGCGAGCAGCTACGATTCTTCAAGTGCCGCCACTGCTCCTACACGGCACATTACCTGTACGCTGTGAAAAAACACCTGAGGAAACAGCATCCAAGTGTGAAGGCCACGGTCACAACTATTTTGCGATGGGCCTTTCAAGATGGGGTGGTGACTGCTGGATATCACTGTGAATGGTGTATTTACTCACATCAGGAACCAAGTGGGTTATTAATACACTACCAAAAGAGACACCCAGAACATCCTGTTGATTACACTTACATCTCCAGCAAACTCTGGGCAGGTCCTGATCCTTCAGCCAACCCGTCACAGATTGCACTCATCGACCTCAAACACTACAAGTGCAGAGATTGCGtgtttgaagctgcctcgatctggGACATTACAAACCACTATCAAGCCTTGCACCCCTGGGCTGTCAGCGgcgatgagtctgtgctgctCGACATCATCCTGGGGAAAGACGCATCGGAACAAAACAATCCGACTGCGCACGATTACTCCGCTTTGGATTCCTCCAGCATTCCTGAATCCAGCCCGGCCGAAGAAGAGATGCCCTCAAAAGTCTCGGTTCCTTCTCCGATTAACCCTCCCCCCAGGGCCTCCACCAGTTCTGTCCCCACTGGGTCTCCGTACCAATGTAAGATTTGCAAATCTGAGTACAACAATTTGCATGGTCTTCTAACCCACTATGGGAAAAAGCACCCGGGTGTAAAAGTGAAAGCAGCCGAATTTGCCCTGGAAAAAGATGAGAagcccagcaccctgtacaaatGTAGACATTGCCCGTATGTTAACACGAGGATCCATGGCGTCCTGACACACTACCAGAAGCGGCACCCTTCTATAAAGGTCACTGCTGACGACTTTATGAACGAGGCTGAGAAGCTCCCCGATGGGCAGAGCAACGATTTGGAAGAGATGACCAAAGTCCCAAAGCAAGGGTTTGGTGCCTATAGGTGCAAGCTGTGCCCATATGCACATGGCTCCCTGGAGAAACTCAAGGTTCACTATGAAAAGTACCACAGGCAGCCAGCCATTGACATGTTCACCGATTCTGTGACTGAGACGGTGGAACCTGAGGAACCAAATACCTCTGAAGAATATAAAGAAACAGAAGTGAGGGACTCTTCTCCTGTGGTTTCCCCCTTTGTAAGTGGCTGCTCAGATCTTAGTACTTTATTTA
This is a stretch of genomic DNA from Carcharodon carcharias isolate sCarCar2 chromosome 4, sCarCar2.pri, whole genome shotgun sequence. It encodes these proteins:
- the LOC121276990 gene encoding zinc finger protein 462-like isoform X1; the encoded protein is MEALQCDGCDYRAETYDDLKAHIQDVHTVFLPHVEAAEEDGSQPRSVTPTQDPEADVNLPAVKTELGSPVETAAQNSFHPGSSNFASNSPLVLYSHHVDQQSRPANKFFQCKYCVRYFRSRNLLSEHTRKIHGQVEGPSFGGETSDMAPPPAPSSYHVLLHEGFGKVFACRYCTYKSPRRARIVKHQKLCHRSAAKVQEAVGDVPMDAVERSILEAQVKPLTKSRGSFCCEWCGYHTSRRERWCDHLMKKHRNLLAQGLVKIISSLRQQQSGSNGSPTKPQQKDVQQSSPNSNYLPMKVAEREMQLPQYPALKGSSGGSALKQAPAAVPRFAPIKIKFPFPKMKPKAIPDSGEAGVTGRSSFAMTDLNVANSGLETSSLLSDDRSSSEEDEQQDVDEMDSLASQSSEGSGKKLLTVGNTKLLETKGIPFRKYMNRFQCPFCSFLTMHRRSISRHIENIHLSGRTIVHKCNLCPFTCTTAQKLVAHKQSHSSEWDTVGLQNSSTALLNDSLVTLDANQSQVVNGEKPAIVGDSKQQYPYKCTMCSYSTVTLKGLRVHQQHKHSFCDNALLATSEETTDTLQDTTSSQFDALPSPGIVKTQTSILGSTSKNSFLFKKGKRLVTDSPLDLSPAKKRTRIDEIANNLQSKISQANQQANEVESVIAVEDAEEEEEEEEEEEEEEEEEDVEVELDVDGDLDEEEGKADRLEMQNYTYSGHQMWVEGTDEMREETGYGTLEQDYSVSNSAEIELTLSDDEDFYGSSNSTGQCDGTSRKQAGSAVYKKASSENRDNFQENSEAAEDSGKIYYCKHCNFSNKVARSVSTHYQRMHPYIKYSFRYIEDPTDHSAVYRCLECFVEYAEFEDLRQHYAQFHPEAQNILNFHQANLTYRCRFCSYTSPNVRSLMPHYQRMHPTVKINNSMIFSSYVVQQTNEISAESQTLREILNSGVKNIGTSTPLSQRAASSSPSNMNSPKSMSPKQGEASMISAVVYSCDVCSFSSPNMHSVLVHYQRKHPEEKASYFRIQKTMRVVSVQNPAISAPNVVEMASASSANDPPVTPQPVEFEQLYYCKHCVYSNRSVVGVLVHYQKRHPEVKVTAKYIKHAPPTPALKKTMEELQITPARPLMTKHLSQGNKNTFDSTDLGPQQRLAEKGEGELMFFCQHCNYGNRTVKGVVIHYRKKHRDIKATAELVRQHTAAVRSQRERATNNQASVSAPMATVQQEVDGEQLRFFKCRHCSYTAHYLYAVKKHLRKQHPSVKATVTTILRWAFQDGVVTAGYHCEWCIYSHQEPSGLLIHYQKRHPEHPVDYTYISSKLWAGPDPSANPSQIALIDLKHYKCRDCVFEAASIWDITNHYQALHPWAVSGDESVLLDIILGKDASEQNNPTAHDYSALDSSSIPESSPAEEEMPSKVSVPSPINPPPRASTSSVPTGSPYQCKICKSEYNNLHGLLTHYGKKHPGVKVKAAEFALEKDEKPSTLYKCRHCPYVNTRIHGVLTHYQKRHPSIKVTADDFMNEAEKLPDGQSNDLEEMTKVPKQGFGAYRCKLCPYAHGSLEKLKVHYEKYHRQPAIDMFTDSVTETVEPEEPNTSEEYKETEVRDSSPVVSPFVSGCSDLSTLFKCQLCKYFCSSRKGIARHYRNKHNNVRAQPEGKNNIFRCALCAYTHPLRKGLAAHYQKRHDIDSYYTHCLAASKTMINKKPEKLILPVESKPESPPLSEELRRAVEKKKCSLCSFQTYTKKGLVSHYMKRHPGVYPRKQYVSKYNGYFTVVYSDDKEECGVKDEVTAVETTGMTNGRESEWLPFKCVKCFKLSFNTPELLCMHYTDHHSRDLKLDFTLLPGSTRSHSPTYECNHCSSKILSTFELSTHLTQHNECFSRRAKLHCEKMKVLKVDQPDGDPLKGEDHPEEYQPVEYHPKDQPEEDQPEEDQPEEDQPKEDQPKEDQPKEDQPKEDQPKEDQPKEDQPKEDQPKEDQPKEDQPKEDRPEEDRPEEDRPDWEDQLKGEDQLKGEDQLKGEDQPEGAEENPKEEKLKEEGKPETTEVESHKSQPASVQTTSSISLVKERNVVGYKCSFCFEVHPTPRAISNHLRKHVAFGESLDAARSGEEDKDGDSTSICSAEKSLEMLPEQQSLEGEEDATGVDATIGGYPCSQCDRILMSLQGLRSHERSHTASALFSREGKHHCQYCLFVTAFRQNLERHMQNQHGHQKPFRCKLCSFKTAFISGLKSHIQRAHAVECTYRCSYCSFSTLMVNQLKQHALKVHGHVLTVSKLHTDLPAAFTSAESPSQTQSQAEGVAESDDPTFLKFPFVRNKDSSYSEPPDVQQQLNHYQTAAMARNRSSPIPVPSPTASSEQITKGYFSCEFCQFNSEYIQSMRRHYRDRHCGKKLYKCKDCPFFTGFRSTFSMHVEGSHTAPPVEGPKDLRCPLCLYHTKYKSSMIDHIVLHREERVVPIEVRRSKLSRHLQGIVFRCDKCTFTCSSDETLQQHMEKHKEMKPYKCQLCYYESRIKDDLENHLQEEHKVVRNFELVGRVNLDQLDSKEKDWLSSEEEAREEEKSNVVEQRGIETCPGSGIRIYNEKRFPCEFCGRTFARGFDWERHIQRHGMALSETNHQKSESSPVTENASEEYNTTPSGVQEHSDSADNLHTEVSYQDVPSCPISVALIKENSQDLDTETKNKKPELC
- the LOC121276990 gene encoding zinc finger protein 462-like isoform X2 produces the protein MEALQCDGCDYRAETYDDLKAHIQDVHTVFLPHVEAAEEDGSQPRSVTPTQDPEADVNLPAVKTELGSPVETAAQNSFHPGSSNFASNSPLVLYSHHVDQQSRPANKFFQCKYCVRYFRSRNLLSEHTRKIHGQVEGPSFGGETSDMAPPPAPSSYHVLLHEGFGKVFACRYCTYKSPRRARIVKHQKLCHRSAAKVQEAVGDVPMDAVERSILEAQVKPLTKSRGSFCCEWCGYHTSRRERWCDHLMKKHRNLLAQGLVKIISSLRQQQSGSNGSPTKPQQKDVQQSSPNSNYLPMKVAEREMQLPQYPALKGSSGGSALKQAPAAVPRFAPIKIKFPFPKMKPKAIPDSGEAGVTGRSSFAMTDLNVANSGLETSSLLSDDRSSSEEDEQQDVDEMDSLASQSSEGSGKKLLTVGNTKLLETKGIPFRKYMNRFQCPFCSFLTMHRRSISRHIENIHLSGRTIVHKCNLCPFTCTTAQKLVAHKQSHSSEWDTVGLQNSSTALLNDSLVTLDANQSQVVNGEKPAIVGDSKQQYPYKCTMCSYSTVTLKGLRVHQQHKHSFCDNALLATSEETTDTLQDTTSSQFDALPSPGIVKTQTSILGSTSKNSFLFKKGKRLVTDSPLDLSPAKKRTRIDEIANNLQSKISQANQQANEVESVIAVEDAEEEEEEEEEEEEEEEEEDVEVELDVDGDLDEEEGKADRLEMQNYTYSGHQMWVEGTDEMREETGYGTLEQDYSVSNSAEIELTLSDDEDFYGSSNSTGQCDGTSRKQAGSAVYKKASSENRDNFQENSEAAEDSGKIYYCKHCNFSNKVARSVSTHYQRMHPYIKYSFRYIEDPTDHSAVYRCLECFVEYAEFEDLRQHYAQFHPEAQNILNFHQANLTYRCRFCSYTSPNVRSLMPHYQRMHPTVKINNSMIFSSYVVQQTNEISAESQTLREILNSGVKNIGTSTPLSQRAASSSPSNMNSPKSMSPKQGEASMISAVVYSCDVCSFSSPNMHSVLVHYQRKHPEEKASYFRIQKTMRVVSVQNPAISAPNVVEMASASSANDPPVTPQPVEFEQLYYCKHCVYSNRSVVGVLVHYQKRHPEVKVTAKYIKHAPPTPALKKTMEELQITPARPLMTKHLSQGNKNTFDSTDLGPQQRLAEKGEGELMFFCQHCNYGNRTVKGVVIHYRKKHRDIKATAELVRQHTAAVRSQRERATNNQASVSAPMATVQQEVDGEQLRFFKCRHCSYTAHYLYAVKKHLRKQHPSVKATVTTILRWAFQDGVVTAGYHCEWCIYSHQEPSGLLIHYQKRHPEHPVDYTYISSKLWAGPDPSANPSQIALIDLKHYKCRDCVFEAASIWDITNHYQALHPWAVSGDESVLLDIILGKDASEQNNPTAHDYSALDSSSIPESSPAEEEMPSKVSVPSPINPPPRASTSSVPTGSPYQCKICKSEYNNLHGLLTHYGKKHPGVKVKAAEFALEKDEKPSTLYKCRHCPYVNTRIHGVLTHYQKRHPSIKVTADDFMNEAEKLPDGQSNDLEEMTKVPKQGFGAYRCKLCPYAHGSLEKLKVHYEKYHRQPAIDMFTDSVTETVEPEEPNTSEEYKETEVRDSSPVVSPFVSGCSDLSTLFKCQLCKYFCSSRKGIARHYRNKHNNVRAQPEGKNNIFRCALCAYTHPLRKGLAAHYQKRHDIDSYYTHCLAASKTMINKKPEKLILPVESKPESPPLSEELRRAVEKKKCSLCSFQTYTKKGLVSHYMKRHPGVYPRKQYVSKYNGYFTVVYSDDKEECGVKDEVTAVETTGMTNGRESEWLPFKCVKCFKLSFNTPELLCMHYTDHHSRDLKLDFTLLPGSTRSHSPTYECNHCSSKILSTFELSTHLTQHNECFSRRAKLHCEKMKVLKVDQPDGDPLKGEDHPEEYQPVEYHPKDQPEEDQPEEDQPEEDQPKEDQPKEDQPKEDQPKEDQPKEDQPKEDQPKEDQPKEDQPKEDQPKEDRPEEDRPEEDRPDWEDQLKGEDQLKGEDQLKGEDQPEGAEENPKEEKLKEEGKPETTEVESHKSQPASVQTTSSISLVKERNVVGYKCSFCFEVHPTPRAISNHLRKHVAFGESLDAARSGEEDKDGDSTSICSAEKSLEMLPEQQSLEGEEDATGVDATIGGYPCSQCDRILMSLQGLRSHERSHTASALFSREGKHHCQYCLFVTAFRQNLERHMQNQHGHQKPFRCKLCSFKTAFISGLKSHIQRAHADPTFLKFPFVRNKDSSYSEPPDVQQQLNHYQTAAMARNRSSPIPVPSPTASSEQITKGYFSCEFCQFNSEYIQSMRRHYRDRHCGKKLYKCKDCPFFTGFRSTFSMHVEGSHTAPPVEGPKDLRCPLCLYHTKYKSSMIDHIVLHREERVVPIEVRRSKLSRHLQGIVFRCDKCTFTCSSDETLQQHMEKHKEMKPYKCQLCYYESRIKDDLENHLQEEHKVVRNFELVGRVNLDQLDSKEKDWLSSEEEAREEEKSNVVEQRGIETCPGSGIRIYNEKRFPCEFCGRTFARGFDWERHIQRHGMALSETNHQKSESSPVTENASEEYNTTPSGVQEHSDSADNLHTEVSYQDVPSCPISVALIKENSQDLDTETKNKKPELC